A portion of the Punica granatum isolate Tunisia-2019 chromosome 7, ASM765513v2, whole genome shotgun sequence genome contains these proteins:
- the LOC116213381 gene encoding probable leucine-rich repeat receptor-like serine/threonine-protein kinase At3g14840 isoform X2 — translation MSCFRVRLIPPSTLLLLLLLLCLVAFAVTGAAQQLPDDEEQALRVIAKVLNKMSWDFTVNPCSNEPPWVTSDDDSVECDCFMSNGTVCHVTSISLKSQSLQGTLPPDFVKLPYIQNIDLSRNYLSGSLPPQWGALQNIVNISLLGNRLTGPIPKEFGNMSTLLSLVVEMNHLSGELPQELGKLRQIQRLLLTSNNFTGELPFTFANLSTLQDVRLGDNHFTGKIPDFIRSWTNLTKLVIQASGLQGPIPSSIRVLERLTDLRITDLNGTEALFPNLTTSVIETLILRNCNLVGELPRYLRELASLKVLDVSFNKIGGVIPDSYRNLDLDELYLTGNLLTGPVPNWIKKGDLSFNNFTGIPACQPRTELYVPFMSKMLTCLPAHQSPITRGRYNLYINCGGGQEVTIGSRTYMVDNDPGSRARFFENHDSYWGYSSTGEFMDDGSSDSLIASNQSKLSIENPQLYMNSRLAPTSLTYYAYCLMTGNYTVHLHFAEIIFTGDESYRSLGRRVFNVFIQGKMALQDFNIEDAVGGAGKATEQNFTASVTNGTLEIRFYWAGKGTNAIPDRGVYGPLISAITVDPLDFEPPEDSKISAGVVVGIVVSIAFVVILIVGILWWRGCFRRRDTTEQDLKGLDLQTGSFTLRQIKAATSNFSPDNKIGEGGFGSVYKGLLADGTIIAVKQLSAKSKQGNREFVNEIGMISGLQHPHLVKLYGCCIEGNQLLLVYEYMENNSLARALLGPKECQLHLDWKTRQKICVGIARGLAYLHEESRLKIVHRDIKATNVLLDKHLNPKISDFGLAKLDEEDNTHISTRIAGTFGYMAPEYAMRGYLTDKADVYSFGIVALEIVSGQCNTSYRGKQESFYLLDWAHVLRERGDLMELIDPRLGADFNKDEVMAMIHVALLCTHVSPAIRPSMSAVVSMLEGKANVPASIPENTVADDDKKYKAMRKHFRGIVEEEEERDESKKQVHHHSMSIDAPWTGSSTSTNDLYPMLLDSDYWRNRE, via the exons ATGTCTTGTTTTCGAGTTCGGTTAATCCCTCCGTCgactctcctcctcctcctcctcctcctctgcctCGTGGCCTTTGCTGTCACTGGAGCCGCTCAACAGCTGCCGGACGATGAAG AGCAAGCACTGAGGGTTATAGCTAAGGTGCTGAACAAGATGAGCTGGGATTTTACTGTGAATCCGTGCAGCAACGAACCCCCTTGGGTCACTTCCGACGATGACAGCGTGGAATGCGACTGCTTCATGTCGAACGGCACTGTCTGCCACGTCACTAGCAT TTCTCTGAAGAGTCAGTCGCTCCAGGGGACTCTCCCGCCAGATTTTGTAAAGCTGCCTTACATCCAAAACAT AGACCTCAGTCGGAACTACCTTAGCGGCTCTCTCCCTCCCCAATGGGGCGCCTTGCAGAATATCGTCAATAT TTCGTTACTAGGAAACAGATTGACTGGTCCTATCCCGAAAGAGTTCGGAAACATGTCGACGCTCTTGAGTTT GGTCGTGGAGATGAATCATCTCTCAGGAGAGCTTCCTCAAGAACTTGGCAAACTGCGCCAGATTCAAAGACT GCTTCTAACCTCGAACAACTTCACCGGAGAGCTGCCTTTCACATTTGCAAACTTGTCGACGCTACAAGACGT ACGTCTCGGCGACAACCATTTCACCGGAAAGATTCCAGATTTTATCAGGAGCTGGACAAATCTCACCAAATT GGTGATTCAAGCAAGTGGCTTGCAGGGACCGATTCCTTCAAGCATTAGAGTTTTGGAAAGATTAACGGACTT GAGAATTACTGACTTGAATGGAACCGAAGCGCTCTTTCCAAATCTTACCACTTCGGTCATTGAGACATT GATTCTAAGAAACTGCAACCTCGTCGGAGAGCTGCCGAGATATCTCAGAGAATTAGCATCATTAAAAGTCTT AGATGTTAGCTTCAATAAAATCGGCGGGGTAATTCCAGACAGTTATAGAAATCTAGATCTGGATGAGCT GTATCTAACTGGAAATCTGCTTACTGGCCCTGTGCCTAACTGGATTAAGAAAGG GGATCTCTCCTTCAACAACTTCACTGGAATCCCAGCTTGTCAACCGAGGACGGAGCTGTATGTACCATTTATGTCAAAGATGT TAACTTGTTTACCAGCACATCAGTCACCAATAACTC GAGGACGTTACAATCTCTACATAAATTGTGGAGGCGGACAAGAAGTGACCATTGGCTCCAGGACTTACATGGTTGATAATGATCCGGGATCAAGGGCAAGGTTCTTTGAAAATCATGATTCTTATTGGGGTTACAGCAGCACTGGCGAATTCATGGATGATGGGAGCAGCGATTCTTTAATTGCATCCAACCAATCTAAACTCTCCATAGAGAATCCACAACTTTACATGAATTCTCGTCTTGCTCCCACCTCTCTAACTTACTATGCATATTGTCTGATGACTGGAAACTACACTGTACATCTTCATTTTGCGGAAATAATCTTCACTGGCGATGAAAGTTATCGCAGCCTTGGAAGGCGTGTTTTCAATGTTTTCATACAG GGGAAAATGGCCCTGCAAGATTTCAATATCGAGGATGCAGTAGGTGGAGCAGGAAAGGCAACTGAACAGAATTTCACTGCTAGCGTGACTAATGGCACTCTTGAAATACGCTTTTACTGGGCTGGGAAGGGGACCAATGCCATCCCTGACAGAGGAGTCTATGGTCCACTGATATCAGCAATCACTGTGGATCCCTTGG ACTTCGAACCTCCAGAAGACAGCAAGATATCCGCAGGGGTAGTAGTTGGGATTGTGGTTTCGATAGCATTTGTTGTTATCCTGATCGTGGGGATACTTTGGTGGAGAGGGTGTTTCAGGCGCAGAGATACAACCGAACAAG ATCTAAAAGGTCTAGATTTGCAAACCGGCTCCTTCACCTTAAGGCAGATTAAAGCTGCCACGAGTAATTTTAGTCCTGATAACAAGATCGGGGAAGGCGGTTTCGGTTCTGTGTACAAG GGGCTATTGGCAGATGGCACCATAATTGCGGTGAAGCAGCTGTCTGCCAAATCGAAGCAAGGGAACCGTGAGTTTGTGAATGAGATAGGAATGATATCTGGTCTTCAGCACCCTCATCTGGTGAAGCTTTATGGATGTTGCATCGAAGGAAATCAACTCTTGTTAGTGTATGAATACATGGAAAACAACAGCCTTGCTCGTGCTTTATTGG GCCCTAAAGAATGTCAACTGCACCTGGATTGGAAGACACGGCAAAAGATATGTGTGGGCATAGCAAGAGGTTTGGCTTATCTTCATGAAGAGTCGAGGCTGAAGATTGTACACAGGGACATAAAAGCGACAAACGTGCTACTCGATAAACATCTTAACCctaaaatttcagattttggTCTTGCAAAACTTGATGAGGAGGATAACACCCACATCAGCACAAGGATTGCAGGAACTTT TGGGTACATGGCACCTGAATACGCAATGCGGGGTTACCTAACTGACAAGGCAGATGTTTATAGTTTTGGCATCGTTGCCTTGGAGATCGTCAGTGGTCAGTGCAACACGAGTTATCGGGGAAAACAGGAATCCTTCTATCTTCTCGATTGG GCGCACGTTCTAAGAGAGAGGGGGGATCTGATGGAGCTGATCGACCCGAGGCTGGGGGCTGACTTCAACAAGGACGAGGTGATGGCGATGATCCACGTAGCTCTGTTATGCACTCATGTGTCCCCTGCAATCCGGCCTTCCATGTCCGCGGTGGTAAGCATGCTGGAAGGAAAGGCGAACGTCCCGGCTTCGATTCCTGAGAACACGGTTGCAGATGACGACAAGAAATATAAGGCCATGAGGAAGCACTTCAGGGGCATTgtagaggaggaggaggaaaggGACGAGAGCAAGAAGCAAGTGCATCATCACAGCATGTCTATCGATGCTCCCTGGACCGGTTCGTCAACGTCTACTAATGATCTCTACCCAATGCTACTGGACTCAGATTATTGGCGGAACCGGGAGTGA
- the LOC116213381 gene encoding probable leucine-rich repeat receptor-like serine/threonine-protein kinase At3g14840 isoform X3, producing MSNGTVCHVTSISLKSQSLQGTLPPDFVKLPYIQNIDLSRNYLSGSLPPQWGALQNIVNISLLGNRLTGPIPKEFGNMSTLLSLVVEMNHLSGELPQELGKLRQIQRLLLTSNNFTGELPFTFANLSTLQDVRLGDNHFTGKIPDFIRSWTNLTKLVIQASGLQGPIPSSIRVLERLTDLRITDLNGTEALFPNLTTSVIETLILRNCNLVGELPRYLRELASLKVLDVSFNKIGGVIPDSYRNLDLDELYLTGNLLTGPVPNWIKKGDLSFNNFTGIPACQPRTELNLFTSTSVTNNSGVASCLKVSHCPKRGRYNLYINCGGGQEVTIGSRTYMVDNDPGSRARFFENHDSYWGYSSTGEFMDDGSSDSLIASNQSKLSIENPQLYMNSRLAPTSLTYYAYCLMTGNYTVHLHFAEIIFTGDESYRSLGRRVFNVFIQGKMALQDFNIEDAVGGAGKATEQNFTASVTNGTLEIRFYWAGKGTNAIPDRGVYGPLISAITVDPLDFEPPEDSKISAGVVVGIVVSIAFVVILIVGILWWRGCFRRRDTTEQDLKGLDLQTGSFTLRQIKAATSNFSPDNKIGEGGFGSVYKGLLADGTIIAVKQLSAKSKQGNREFVNEIGMISGLQHPHLVKLYGCCIEGNQLLLVYEYMENNSLARALLGPKECQLHLDWKTRQKICVGIARGLAYLHEESRLKIVHRDIKATNVLLDKHLNPKISDFGLAKLDEEDNTHISTRIAGTFGYMAPEYAMRGYLTDKADVYSFGIVALEIVSGQCNTSYRGKQESFYLLDWAHVLRERGDLMELIDPRLGADFNKDEVMAMIHVALLCTHVSPAIRPSMSAVVSMLEGKANVPASIPENTVADDDKKYKAMRKHFRGIVEEEEERDESKKQVHHHSMSIDAPWTGSSTSTNDLYPMLLDSDYWRNRE from the exons ATGTCGAACGGCACTGTCTGCCACGTCACTAGCAT TTCTCTGAAGAGTCAGTCGCTCCAGGGGACTCTCCCGCCAGATTTTGTAAAGCTGCCTTACATCCAAAACAT AGACCTCAGTCGGAACTACCTTAGCGGCTCTCTCCCTCCCCAATGGGGCGCCTTGCAGAATATCGTCAATAT TTCGTTACTAGGAAACAGATTGACTGGTCCTATCCCGAAAGAGTTCGGAAACATGTCGACGCTCTTGAGTTT GGTCGTGGAGATGAATCATCTCTCAGGAGAGCTTCCTCAAGAACTTGGCAAACTGCGCCAGATTCAAAGACT GCTTCTAACCTCGAACAACTTCACCGGAGAGCTGCCTTTCACATTTGCAAACTTGTCGACGCTACAAGACGT ACGTCTCGGCGACAACCATTTCACCGGAAAGATTCCAGATTTTATCAGGAGCTGGACAAATCTCACCAAATT GGTGATTCAAGCAAGTGGCTTGCAGGGACCGATTCCTTCAAGCATTAGAGTTTTGGAAAGATTAACGGACTT GAGAATTACTGACTTGAATGGAACCGAAGCGCTCTTTCCAAATCTTACCACTTCGGTCATTGAGACATT GATTCTAAGAAACTGCAACCTCGTCGGAGAGCTGCCGAGATATCTCAGAGAATTAGCATCATTAAAAGTCTT AGATGTTAGCTTCAATAAAATCGGCGGGGTAATTCCAGACAGTTATAGAAATCTAGATCTGGATGAGCT GTATCTAACTGGAAATCTGCTTACTGGCCCTGTGCCTAACTGGATTAAGAAAGG GGATCTCTCCTTCAACAACTTCACTGGAATCCCAGCTTGTCAACCGAGGACGGAGCT TAACTTGTTTACCAGCACATCAGTCACCAATAACTC AGGAGTTGCTTCGTGCTTGAAAGTTTCTCATTGCCCAAAAA GAGGACGTTACAATCTCTACATAAATTGTGGAGGCGGACAAGAAGTGACCATTGGCTCCAGGACTTACATGGTTGATAATGATCCGGGATCAAGGGCAAGGTTCTTTGAAAATCATGATTCTTATTGGGGTTACAGCAGCACTGGCGAATTCATGGATGATGGGAGCAGCGATTCTTTAATTGCATCCAACCAATCTAAACTCTCCATAGAGAATCCACAACTTTACATGAATTCTCGTCTTGCTCCCACCTCTCTAACTTACTATGCATATTGTCTGATGACTGGAAACTACACTGTACATCTTCATTTTGCGGAAATAATCTTCACTGGCGATGAAAGTTATCGCAGCCTTGGAAGGCGTGTTTTCAATGTTTTCATACAG GGGAAAATGGCCCTGCAAGATTTCAATATCGAGGATGCAGTAGGTGGAGCAGGAAAGGCAACTGAACAGAATTTCACTGCTAGCGTGACTAATGGCACTCTTGAAATACGCTTTTACTGGGCTGGGAAGGGGACCAATGCCATCCCTGACAGAGGAGTCTATGGTCCACTGATATCAGCAATCACTGTGGATCCCTTGG ACTTCGAACCTCCAGAAGACAGCAAGATATCCGCAGGGGTAGTAGTTGGGATTGTGGTTTCGATAGCATTTGTTGTTATCCTGATCGTGGGGATACTTTGGTGGAGAGGGTGTTTCAGGCGCAGAGATACAACCGAACAAG ATCTAAAAGGTCTAGATTTGCAAACCGGCTCCTTCACCTTAAGGCAGATTAAAGCTGCCACGAGTAATTTTAGTCCTGATAACAAGATCGGGGAAGGCGGTTTCGGTTCTGTGTACAAG GGGCTATTGGCAGATGGCACCATAATTGCGGTGAAGCAGCTGTCTGCCAAATCGAAGCAAGGGAACCGTGAGTTTGTGAATGAGATAGGAATGATATCTGGTCTTCAGCACCCTCATCTGGTGAAGCTTTATGGATGTTGCATCGAAGGAAATCAACTCTTGTTAGTGTATGAATACATGGAAAACAACAGCCTTGCTCGTGCTTTATTGG GCCCTAAAGAATGTCAACTGCACCTGGATTGGAAGACACGGCAAAAGATATGTGTGGGCATAGCAAGAGGTTTGGCTTATCTTCATGAAGAGTCGAGGCTGAAGATTGTACACAGGGACATAAAAGCGACAAACGTGCTACTCGATAAACATCTTAACCctaaaatttcagattttggTCTTGCAAAACTTGATGAGGAGGATAACACCCACATCAGCACAAGGATTGCAGGAACTTT TGGGTACATGGCACCTGAATACGCAATGCGGGGTTACCTAACTGACAAGGCAGATGTTTATAGTTTTGGCATCGTTGCCTTGGAGATCGTCAGTGGTCAGTGCAACACGAGTTATCGGGGAAAACAGGAATCCTTCTATCTTCTCGATTGG GCGCACGTTCTAAGAGAGAGGGGGGATCTGATGGAGCTGATCGACCCGAGGCTGGGGGCTGACTTCAACAAGGACGAGGTGATGGCGATGATCCACGTAGCTCTGTTATGCACTCATGTGTCCCCTGCAATCCGGCCTTCCATGTCCGCGGTGGTAAGCATGCTGGAAGGAAAGGCGAACGTCCCGGCTTCGATTCCTGAGAACACGGTTGCAGATGACGACAAGAAATATAAGGCCATGAGGAAGCACTTCAGGGGCATTgtagaggaggaggaggaaaggGACGAGAGCAAGAAGCAAGTGCATCATCACAGCATGTCTATCGATGCTCCCTGGACCGGTTCGTCAACGTCTACTAATGATCTCTACCCAATGCTACTGGACTCAGATTATTGGCGGAACCGGGAGTGA
- the LOC116213381 gene encoding probable leucine-rich repeat receptor-like serine/threonine-protein kinase At3g14840 isoform X1, with the protein MSCFRVRLIPPSTLLLLLLLLCLVAFAVTGAAQQLPDDEEQALRVIAKVLNKMSWDFTVNPCSNEPPWVTSDDDSVECDCFMSNGTVCHVTSISLKSQSLQGTLPPDFVKLPYIQNIDLSRNYLSGSLPPQWGALQNIVNISLLGNRLTGPIPKEFGNMSTLLSLVVEMNHLSGELPQELGKLRQIQRLLLTSNNFTGELPFTFANLSTLQDVRLGDNHFTGKIPDFIRSWTNLTKLVIQASGLQGPIPSSIRVLERLTDLRITDLNGTEALFPNLTTSVIETLILRNCNLVGELPRYLRELASLKVLDVSFNKIGGVIPDSYRNLDLDELYLTGNLLTGPVPNWIKKGDLSFNNFTGIPACQPRTELNLFTSTSVTNNSGVASCLKVSHCPKRGRYNLYINCGGGQEVTIGSRTYMVDNDPGSRARFFENHDSYWGYSSTGEFMDDGSSDSLIASNQSKLSIENPQLYMNSRLAPTSLTYYAYCLMTGNYTVHLHFAEIIFTGDESYRSLGRRVFNVFIQGKMALQDFNIEDAVGGAGKATEQNFTASVTNGTLEIRFYWAGKGTNAIPDRGVYGPLISAITVDPLDFEPPEDSKISAGVVVGIVVSIAFVVILIVGILWWRGCFRRRDTTEQDLKGLDLQTGSFTLRQIKAATSNFSPDNKIGEGGFGSVYKGLLADGTIIAVKQLSAKSKQGNREFVNEIGMISGLQHPHLVKLYGCCIEGNQLLLVYEYMENNSLARALLGPKECQLHLDWKTRQKICVGIARGLAYLHEESRLKIVHRDIKATNVLLDKHLNPKISDFGLAKLDEEDNTHISTRIAGTFGYMAPEYAMRGYLTDKADVYSFGIVALEIVSGQCNTSYRGKQESFYLLDWAHVLRERGDLMELIDPRLGADFNKDEVMAMIHVALLCTHVSPAIRPSMSAVVSMLEGKANVPASIPENTVADDDKKYKAMRKHFRGIVEEEEERDESKKQVHHHSMSIDAPWTGSSTSTNDLYPMLLDSDYWRNRE; encoded by the exons ATGTCTTGTTTTCGAGTTCGGTTAATCCCTCCGTCgactctcctcctcctcctcctcctcctctgcctCGTGGCCTTTGCTGTCACTGGAGCCGCTCAACAGCTGCCGGACGATGAAG AGCAAGCACTGAGGGTTATAGCTAAGGTGCTGAACAAGATGAGCTGGGATTTTACTGTGAATCCGTGCAGCAACGAACCCCCTTGGGTCACTTCCGACGATGACAGCGTGGAATGCGACTGCTTCATGTCGAACGGCACTGTCTGCCACGTCACTAGCAT TTCTCTGAAGAGTCAGTCGCTCCAGGGGACTCTCCCGCCAGATTTTGTAAAGCTGCCTTACATCCAAAACAT AGACCTCAGTCGGAACTACCTTAGCGGCTCTCTCCCTCCCCAATGGGGCGCCTTGCAGAATATCGTCAATAT TTCGTTACTAGGAAACAGATTGACTGGTCCTATCCCGAAAGAGTTCGGAAACATGTCGACGCTCTTGAGTTT GGTCGTGGAGATGAATCATCTCTCAGGAGAGCTTCCTCAAGAACTTGGCAAACTGCGCCAGATTCAAAGACT GCTTCTAACCTCGAACAACTTCACCGGAGAGCTGCCTTTCACATTTGCAAACTTGTCGACGCTACAAGACGT ACGTCTCGGCGACAACCATTTCACCGGAAAGATTCCAGATTTTATCAGGAGCTGGACAAATCTCACCAAATT GGTGATTCAAGCAAGTGGCTTGCAGGGACCGATTCCTTCAAGCATTAGAGTTTTGGAAAGATTAACGGACTT GAGAATTACTGACTTGAATGGAACCGAAGCGCTCTTTCCAAATCTTACCACTTCGGTCATTGAGACATT GATTCTAAGAAACTGCAACCTCGTCGGAGAGCTGCCGAGATATCTCAGAGAATTAGCATCATTAAAAGTCTT AGATGTTAGCTTCAATAAAATCGGCGGGGTAATTCCAGACAGTTATAGAAATCTAGATCTGGATGAGCT GTATCTAACTGGAAATCTGCTTACTGGCCCTGTGCCTAACTGGATTAAGAAAGG GGATCTCTCCTTCAACAACTTCACTGGAATCCCAGCTTGTCAACCGAGGACGGAGCT TAACTTGTTTACCAGCACATCAGTCACCAATAACTC AGGAGTTGCTTCGTGCTTGAAAGTTTCTCATTGCCCAAAAA GAGGACGTTACAATCTCTACATAAATTGTGGAGGCGGACAAGAAGTGACCATTGGCTCCAGGACTTACATGGTTGATAATGATCCGGGATCAAGGGCAAGGTTCTTTGAAAATCATGATTCTTATTGGGGTTACAGCAGCACTGGCGAATTCATGGATGATGGGAGCAGCGATTCTTTAATTGCATCCAACCAATCTAAACTCTCCATAGAGAATCCACAACTTTACATGAATTCTCGTCTTGCTCCCACCTCTCTAACTTACTATGCATATTGTCTGATGACTGGAAACTACACTGTACATCTTCATTTTGCGGAAATAATCTTCACTGGCGATGAAAGTTATCGCAGCCTTGGAAGGCGTGTTTTCAATGTTTTCATACAG GGGAAAATGGCCCTGCAAGATTTCAATATCGAGGATGCAGTAGGTGGAGCAGGAAAGGCAACTGAACAGAATTTCACTGCTAGCGTGACTAATGGCACTCTTGAAATACGCTTTTACTGGGCTGGGAAGGGGACCAATGCCATCCCTGACAGAGGAGTCTATGGTCCACTGATATCAGCAATCACTGTGGATCCCTTGG ACTTCGAACCTCCAGAAGACAGCAAGATATCCGCAGGGGTAGTAGTTGGGATTGTGGTTTCGATAGCATTTGTTGTTATCCTGATCGTGGGGATACTTTGGTGGAGAGGGTGTTTCAGGCGCAGAGATACAACCGAACAAG ATCTAAAAGGTCTAGATTTGCAAACCGGCTCCTTCACCTTAAGGCAGATTAAAGCTGCCACGAGTAATTTTAGTCCTGATAACAAGATCGGGGAAGGCGGTTTCGGTTCTGTGTACAAG GGGCTATTGGCAGATGGCACCATAATTGCGGTGAAGCAGCTGTCTGCCAAATCGAAGCAAGGGAACCGTGAGTTTGTGAATGAGATAGGAATGATATCTGGTCTTCAGCACCCTCATCTGGTGAAGCTTTATGGATGTTGCATCGAAGGAAATCAACTCTTGTTAGTGTATGAATACATGGAAAACAACAGCCTTGCTCGTGCTTTATTGG GCCCTAAAGAATGTCAACTGCACCTGGATTGGAAGACACGGCAAAAGATATGTGTGGGCATAGCAAGAGGTTTGGCTTATCTTCATGAAGAGTCGAGGCTGAAGATTGTACACAGGGACATAAAAGCGACAAACGTGCTACTCGATAAACATCTTAACCctaaaatttcagattttggTCTTGCAAAACTTGATGAGGAGGATAACACCCACATCAGCACAAGGATTGCAGGAACTTT TGGGTACATGGCACCTGAATACGCAATGCGGGGTTACCTAACTGACAAGGCAGATGTTTATAGTTTTGGCATCGTTGCCTTGGAGATCGTCAGTGGTCAGTGCAACACGAGTTATCGGGGAAAACAGGAATCCTTCTATCTTCTCGATTGG GCGCACGTTCTAAGAGAGAGGGGGGATCTGATGGAGCTGATCGACCCGAGGCTGGGGGCTGACTTCAACAAGGACGAGGTGATGGCGATGATCCACGTAGCTCTGTTATGCACTCATGTGTCCCCTGCAATCCGGCCTTCCATGTCCGCGGTGGTAAGCATGCTGGAAGGAAAGGCGAACGTCCCGGCTTCGATTCCTGAGAACACGGTTGCAGATGACGACAAGAAATATAAGGCCATGAGGAAGCACTTCAGGGGCATTgtagaggaggaggaggaaaggGACGAGAGCAAGAAGCAAGTGCATCATCACAGCATGTCTATCGATGCTCCCTGGACCGGTTCGTCAACGTCTACTAATGATCTCTACCCAATGCTACTGGACTCAGATTATTGGCGGAACCGGGAGTGA